In Stomoxys calcitrans chromosome 2, idStoCalc2.1, whole genome shotgun sequence, the following proteins share a genomic window:
- the LOC106085813 gene encoding DNA-directed RNA polymerases I, II, and III subunit RPABC2: MDDGDYDNDDVGGDEFDDVDEEDNIDEINQEEEVDNIEIIAPGAAGGGVPKSKRITTKYMTKYERARVLGTRALQIAMCAPIMVELEGETDPLQIAMKELKQKKIPIIIRRFLPDHSYEDWSIDELIIVDH, encoded by the exons ATGGATGACGGAGATTACGACAATGATGA TGTTGGTGGAGATGAATTCGACGACGTCGAtgaggaagacaacattgatgaAATTAACCAAGAGGAAGAAGTAGATAATATTGAAATTATTGCTCCGGGAGCTGCTGGTGGTGGTGTTCCAAAATCTAAACGAATCACCACAAAGTACATGACCAAATATGAAAGAGCGCGTGTGTTGGGTACTAGAGCGTTGCAAATAGCCATGTGTGCTCCTATTATGGTTGAACTGGAAGGTGAAACGGACCCACTTCAAATTGCTATGAAAGAactgaaacaaaagaaaattccCATTATCATTAGGCGATTCCTACCCGATCATTCTTATGAGGATTGGAGTATAGATGAGTTGATCATTGTAGATCATTAG